Proteins encoded in a region of the Stieleria neptunia genome:
- a CDS encoding alpha-L-fucosidase — MNRHRRLLVILFTTLALMPTASRAQESMDKLWGDRVVKLRAENAERGQLFDEGNYAMFIHWGLYSQLGNKVDGKTYYGIGEWIMNPRMAGIPVPKYKQLAGTFNPVKFDAAEIARIAKAAGMKYIVITAKHHDGFAMYHSKANDFNIVDATPFSKDPMKELAAACSEAGLGFGFYYSHNQDWTFPGGGGGPKTDKDGNPATFDDYFTKKCLPQVKEITTEYGPIEIVWFDTPGKMPKHYVEQLVEVVHKNQPRAMVSGRAGHGLGDYQTLGDMEVPRENIEGLWESVDTTNDSWAYAWYDEYWKTPEEILKRLIACVGRGGTYMLNIGPRGDGTVPERAVRTLELSGEWIRRYPQVVYGTEASPWQHALPWGDVTRRGNTLFLCVFQWPTSGKLYLPNLKTGIESAELLVGKEKRSITHGRQGDWRFLELPPRAPEKLVSVIELKLESEPEVDPVWSLDPNTETEILAEFAEVTGIKKSGKRWMEKFGEWKGIVHAHGFSSGGKATWEVDVLQPGDYIVDLTYAGEGRLVWSVNVEGGEQIQNQQNASHNYQSFPIGWLNFPHAGRYQVSVACLDGNVESASLKAIHFTPVGH; from the coding sequence GTGAATCGACATCGAAGACTGTTAGTCATTCTGTTCACCACACTTGCCTTGATGCCGACGGCCTCGCGTGCCCAGGAATCAATGGACAAGCTTTGGGGGGACCGCGTCGTCAAGCTGCGCGCCGAAAACGCCGAACGCGGCCAATTGTTTGACGAAGGCAACTACGCCATGTTCATCCACTGGGGGCTGTACTCCCAACTGGGGAACAAAGTCGATGGCAAGACCTACTATGGCATCGGCGAATGGATCATGAACCCACGCATGGCGGGAATCCCTGTTCCGAAATACAAACAGCTCGCGGGGACGTTCAATCCGGTCAAATTTGATGCCGCTGAAATTGCCAGAATCGCCAAGGCCGCCGGCATGAAATACATCGTGATCACGGCCAAACACCACGACGGCTTCGCGATGTATCACTCCAAAGCCAATGACTTCAACATCGTCGACGCGACACCGTTCAGCAAGGATCCGATGAAAGAACTCGCTGCCGCGTGCAGTGAAGCGGGCCTCGGTTTCGGTTTTTATTACTCGCACAATCAAGACTGGACGTTTCCCGGCGGCGGTGGCGGACCGAAGACAGACAAGGACGGAAACCCGGCAACCTTCGACGACTACTTCACCAAGAAATGCTTGCCGCAGGTCAAAGAGATCACGACGGAATATGGCCCCATCGAAATCGTCTGGTTCGACACCCCCGGCAAAATGCCCAAACATTATGTCGAGCAACTCGTCGAGGTCGTTCACAAGAATCAACCGCGCGCGATGGTTTCCGGTCGCGCCGGGCACGGGCTGGGTGACTACCAAACGCTCGGCGACATGGAAGTCCCCCGCGAGAACATCGAAGGACTTTGGGAAAGTGTCGACACGACCAATGATTCCTGGGCCTATGCCTGGTACGACGAGTATTGGAAGACGCCGGAAGAGATCTTGAAGCGTTTGATCGCATGCGTCGGCCGCGGCGGGACGTACATGCTGAACATCGGCCCGCGCGGCGACGGCACCGTCCCCGAGCGGGCTGTCAGGACACTCGAGCTATCCGGCGAGTGGATTCGCCGATACCCGCAAGTCGTCTATGGCACCGAAGCCTCACCCTGGCAGCACGCCCTGCCATGGGGTGACGTGACTCGCAGGGGCAACACCTTGTTTCTATGTGTTTTCCAGTGGCCGACGTCCGGCAAACTTTATCTGCCGAACCTGAAAACCGGGATCGAGTCGGCGGAATTGTTGGTCGGTAAAGAAAAGCGTTCGATCACGCACGGCCGACAAGGCGATTGGCGGTTCCTGGAATTGCCACCGAGAGCACCCGAGAAATTGGTTTCGGTGATTGAATTGAAGCTGGAATCCGAACCCGAAGTCGATCCGGTTTGGTCGCTCGATCCGAACACCGAAACGGAGATTTTGGCCGAGTTTGCCGAAGTGACCGGCATTAAAAAATCGGGAAAGCGATGGATGGAAAAATTCGGCGAGTGGAAAGGCATCGTCCATGCGCACGGTTTCAGCTCCGGCGGAAAAGCGACCTGGGAAGTCGATGTCCTGCAACCCGGCGACTACATCGTGGACCTGACGTACGCCGGGGAAGGCCGGTTGGTCTGGAGTGTGAACGTCGAAGGTGGCGAGCAGATTCAGAACCAGCAAAACGCATCGCACAACTACCAATCGTTCCCGATCGGCTGGCTCAATTTCCCCCACGCCGGTCGCTACCAAGTGTCCGTCGCGTGTCTGGACGGAAACGTCGAATCCGCGAGCCTGAAAGCCATCCACTTCACACCGGTGGGGCACTAG
- a CDS encoding L-fucose isomerase, which translates to MNTPLSSPSVWNGNLPKIGIRPTIDGRLGGVRESLEDQTMNLAKRVAELISSNVYYPNGEPAECVIAETCIGGVAEASRCEDLFRRENVGLSLTVTPCWCYGSETMDMDPLRPKAVFGFNGTERPGAVYLAAVLAGHSQKGFPAFGIYGRDVQNAGDAAMPADVQTKILDFARCGLAAALMRGKSYLSMGGTSMGIAGSMVDYSFWEKWLGMRVEDIDMSEFIGRMNKGQFDQAEYEAALDWVKENCPEGDDYNSDATKRSREQLDGEWSDCVKMALIARDLMVGNPKLAEMGLNEQAHGHGAIASGFQGQRQWTDHFPNGDFMEAILNTSFDWNGKRAPYIVATENDAMNAATMLFGHLLTNTAQVFADLRTYWSPDAVASVCDGYRLDGMASDGLLHLINSGPATLDGTGQQSAADGTPTMKPFWEITDDEVERCLKATTWHPSITEYFPGGGMSSRFKTRGGMPATMTRINLVDGLGPALQIAEGHTVELPDDVHDTLDQRTNPTWPTTWFAPMLTGRGAFTSTYEVMNHWGANHCVMTAGHVGHLFMTLASILRIPVYMHNVDRARVFRPSAWNAFGTDDLEGADFRACENFGPLYGRK; encoded by the coding sequence ATGAATACTCCTCTCTCATCTCCCAGCGTTTGGAACGGCAACCTCCCCAAGATCGGCATCCGACCCACGATCGACGGACGACTCGGTGGCGTCCGTGAATCGCTCGAAGACCAGACGATGAATCTGGCCAAGCGAGTGGCCGAGTTGATCAGCAGCAATGTTTACTATCCCAACGGCGAACCGGCCGAGTGCGTGATTGCCGAGACGTGCATCGGCGGCGTCGCCGAAGCCAGCCGCTGCGAAGACCTGTTTCGTCGCGAGAACGTGGGGCTGTCGTTGACCGTCACCCCGTGCTGGTGTTACGGATCGGAAACCATGGACATGGACCCGCTACGCCCCAAAGCGGTGTTCGGATTCAACGGAACCGAACGTCCCGGAGCCGTTTATCTGGCAGCCGTCCTGGCCGGGCATTCGCAAAAAGGCTTTCCCGCATTCGGCATCTATGGACGCGACGTCCAGAACGCGGGTGACGCGGCAATGCCGGCTGATGTGCAAACGAAGATCCTGGACTTCGCCCGCTGCGGTTTGGCGGCAGCGTTGATGCGGGGCAAGTCCTACCTGTCGATGGGCGGGACATCGATGGGCATTGCCGGATCGATGGTCGACTACTCGTTCTGGGAAAAATGGCTCGGCATGCGTGTCGAAGACATCGACATGAGCGAGTTCATCGGCCGGATGAACAAGGGCCAATTCGATCAAGCCGAGTACGAGGCGGCGCTCGACTGGGTCAAAGAGAACTGCCCCGAAGGCGACGATTACAACAGCGATGCCACCAAGCGTTCCCGCGAACAACTCGACGGCGAGTGGTCGGATTGTGTGAAGATGGCGTTGATCGCCCGCGACTTGATGGTCGGCAATCCGAAATTGGCTGAAATGGGACTGAACGAGCAGGCTCATGGCCACGGCGCGATCGCATCCGGTTTCCAAGGCCAACGTCAATGGACGGATCATTTCCCCAACGGGGACTTCATGGAAGCCATCCTCAACACCTCGTTCGACTGGAATGGAAAGCGTGCGCCGTACATCGTCGCCACCGAAAACGATGCCATGAATGCGGCGACCATGCTGTTCGGTCATCTGCTGACCAACACGGCACAGGTGTTTGCCGACCTGCGGACGTATTGGAGTCCGGACGCGGTGGCGTCGGTCTGCGACGGTTATCGGTTGGATGGCATGGCCAGCGACGGTCTGCTGCACCTGATCAACTCAGGCCCAGCGACGCTGGACGGGACCGGTCAACAATCCGCCGCCGATGGCACGCCGACGATGAAGCCGTTCTGGGAGATCACCGACGACGAAGTCGAACGGTGCCTGAAGGCGACGACATGGCATCCGTCGATCACCGAGTATTTTCCCGGCGGCGGCATGAGTTCGCGTTTCAAGACACGCGGCGGCATGCCGGCGACGATGACCCGAATCAATCTGGTCGATGGGCTCGGGCCGGCGCTGCAGATCGCCGAGGGACACACGGTAGAATTGCCCGACGACGTCCACGATACCTTGGACCAGCGCACCAACCCGACCTGGCCGACCACTTGGTTCGCACCGATGCTGACCGGCCGCGGCGCGTTCACATCGACCTATGAAGTGATGAATCACTGGGGCGCCAATCACTGCGTGATGACAGCCGGCCATGTCGGACATCTGTTCATGACCTTGGCGTCGATCCTTCGCATTCCGGTTTACATGCACAACGTCGATCGGGCGCGTGTTTTCCGGCCGAGTGCATGGAACGCATTCGGGACCGACGATCTGGAAGGCGCAGACTTCCGAGCCTGCGAAAACTTTGGGCCCCTCTACGGTCGAAAGTAG
- a CDS encoding DUF1549 domain-containing protein yields MTRTSFLTVLLICMHSWFTAVRSSSAETSPAEKLTYEQHIRPIFRAHCFDCHGATSDLEGGLDLRLVRLMKTGGDSGAAIAPGDPDDSLLLQRVIDGDMPPGDHNVPDHQTAILKQWIADGAATAREEPDSIGPGLGITPEERAYWAFQPIAPPKAAPMADHPRVRNPIDSIVLQDGEGQPVPLEPEADRTTLVIRVYFDLIGLPPSAEQVQRWCNDPREDWYDHLLTEVLDSPHYGERWARHWLDVAGYADSEGYTVADPERAWAWKYRDWVIRAFNDDKSFDQFIIEQLAGDELAGPRNGDLTDKQTELLAATGFLRMAADGTGNGANNDEARNQVMIDTIKIVGTSLMGLSFHCAQCHDHRYDPILQTDYYALRAVFEPSLDWKAWKTPNARLVSLYTAADRERAAEVESEAKKIEQERNERQAEYMKQALDKELLNYEEPLRTSLRQAYQTPAKERNEEQKKLLAANPSVNITPGNLYQYIPESKPTLAEISKRVAEVRAKKPTEEFLRALIEPAGHVPETKLFHRGDPGQPKQTVAPAAPEVASPEGRQVEFPINDPEIASTGRRLAFAHWLTDRDNPLLSRVIVNRVWMHHFGKGLVATPGEFGKLGSMPSDPRLLDWLAAEFVDQGWSLKRLHRLILSSAVWRQSVVPSSANPYARTLRRLEAETIRDRMLAASGLLDRQLFGAPVKIKEDESGQVVVDGPQPRRSLYIQARRSRPVALLQTFDAPVMETNCENRVSSTVATQSLMLLNGQFILDQSAKLADRAATEAVSLPEQRLASLPEVPTPRQTQWQYGYGDLNEDTGRTQFTPFPHWTGTHWSGGETLPDAQLGWAHLTAGGGHPHDANRSVVRRWVTPRDGVIAISGPLQHSSENGDGVRGRIVLSRSGLVGEWVAQHSTAQTAVEGMEVQAGDTIDFITDCRSNHTSDSFAWPVTITLTVPGESDETFASQNQFAGPAESTDGVPGQIVRAWELAYSRQPRANELTMAVEFIADQIRMMDQSPSAIPPGRTSVSQAMTNLCQSLLSSNEFLYVE; encoded by the coding sequence ATGACCCGCACATCGTTTTTGACCGTGCTGCTCATTTGCATGCACTCCTGGTTCACCGCTGTACGGTCGTCATCGGCCGAGACATCGCCGGCGGAGAAGCTGACCTACGAACAGCACATCCGGCCGATCTTTCGCGCCCATTGCTTCGATTGCCACGGGGCGACGTCGGATCTGGAAGGCGGCTTGGACCTGCGTCTGGTCCGGTTGATGAAAACAGGCGGCGACAGCGGCGCGGCGATCGCGCCCGGCGATCCCGACGACAGCCTGTTGCTGCAACGCGTGATCGACGGTGACATGCCTCCGGGGGATCACAACGTCCCCGACCATCAGACCGCGATCCTCAAGCAATGGATCGCGGACGGCGCGGCGACGGCGCGGGAAGAGCCCGATTCGATCGGTCCCGGTCTGGGGATCACCCCCGAAGAACGCGCGTATTGGGCGTTCCAGCCGATTGCGCCCCCCAAAGCCGCGCCGATGGCGGACCATCCCCGCGTGCGAAATCCGATCGATTCCATCGTGTTGCAAGACGGTGAGGGGCAACCGGTACCGCTGGAACCCGAAGCGGATCGCACGACATTGGTGATCCGTGTTTATTTTGATCTGATCGGATTGCCGCCATCGGCCGAGCAGGTGCAACGCTGGTGCAACGATCCGCGGGAAGATTGGTATGACCATCTGCTGACCGAAGTGCTCGATTCGCCACACTATGGCGAACGCTGGGCACGACATTGGTTGGACGTCGCCGGCTACGCGGACTCCGAAGGCTACACCGTGGCAGACCCGGAACGTGCCTGGGCCTGGAAGTATCGCGACTGGGTCATTCGTGCGTTCAATGACGACAAATCGTTCGATCAATTCATCATCGAACAACTCGCCGGTGACGAACTTGCCGGTCCCCGCAACGGCGACTTGACGGACAAACAAACCGAGCTATTGGCGGCAACCGGCTTTCTGCGGATGGCCGCCGACGGAACCGGCAACGGAGCCAACAACGACGAAGCACGCAATCAGGTGATGATCGACACGATCAAGATCGTGGGGACATCTCTGATGGGATTGAGCTTTCATTGTGCCCAATGCCATGACCATCGCTACGATCCGATTCTGCAAACCGATTACTACGCGCTGCGCGCCGTCTTTGAGCCATCGTTGGATTGGAAGGCCTGGAAAACGCCGAACGCGCGCCTGGTTTCGCTCTACACCGCCGCGGACCGCGAACGAGCCGCAGAGGTAGAAAGCGAAGCGAAGAAAATTGAGCAGGAGAGAAACGAACGTCAGGCCGAGTACATGAAGCAGGCGCTCGACAAGGAGCTGCTCAACTACGAGGAACCGTTGCGGACGTCGCTTCGCCAGGCGTACCAAACGCCGGCCAAGGAACGAAATGAAGAACAGAAAAAACTGTTGGCGGCCAACCCCAGCGTCAACATCACCCCGGGCAACCTGTACCAATACATTCCCGAGTCCAAACCCACACTGGCCGAGATCAGCAAACGGGTAGCGGAAGTGCGCGCTAAAAAACCGACCGAAGAGTTTTTGCGGGCGTTGATTGAACCGGCGGGCCACGTCCCCGAAACGAAGCTGTTTCACCGCGGTGATCCCGGCCAACCCAAGCAAACCGTCGCGCCGGCGGCGCCGGAGGTTGCTTCACCCGAAGGCCGGCAGGTCGAGTTTCCGATCAACGACCCCGAGATCGCGTCAACGGGACGTCGACTTGCCTTTGCACATTGGTTGACCGATCGCGACAATCCGTTGCTTTCACGGGTGATCGTCAATCGCGTTTGGATGCATCACTTCGGCAAGGGGCTGGTCGCCACGCCCGGCGAGTTCGGCAAGCTCGGCTCGATGCCGTCGGATCCCCGGCTGCTGGATTGGTTGGCGGCCGAATTCGTCGACCAGGGGTGGAGTCTCAAACGGCTGCATCGCCTGATCCTGTCTTCGGCGGTTTGGCGCCAGAGCGTCGTGCCCAGTTCGGCGAACCCCTACGCGCGCACCCTGCGGAGATTGGAAGCCGAAACGATTCGCGACCGGATGCTGGCGGCGTCGGGATTGCTCGATCGCCAATTGTTCGGAGCGCCGGTCAAAATCAAAGAAGATGAATCGGGCCAAGTCGTCGTCGATGGGCCGCAACCCAGACGCAGCTTGTATATCCAGGCGCGCCGCAGTCGCCCCGTCGCGCTGTTGCAAACCTTTGACGCCCCGGTCATGGAAACCAACTGTGAAAACCGTGTCAGTTCGACGGTGGCGACCCAATCGTTGATGTTGCTCAACGGGCAATTCATCCTCGATCAATCGGCCAAACTGGCTGACCGTGCGGCAACAGAAGCAGTCTCGTTGCCCGAGCAGCGATTGGCGTCGCTTCCCGAAGTGCCAACTCCGCGGCAAACACAGTGGCAGTATGGTTATGGCGACTTGAATGAAGACACCGGACGCACTCAATTCACGCCGTTCCCGCACTGGACGGGAACGCATTGGAGTGGTGGTGAAACGCTGCCCGACGCCCAGCTCGGTTGGGCGCATCTGACTGCCGGCGGCGGACACCCCCATGATGCCAATCGATCCGTCGTTCGTCGCTGGGTGACGCCGCGAGACGGTGTGATTGCGATCAGCGGACCATTGCAGCATTCCTCGGAAAACGGTGATGGTGTCAGGGGTCGAATCGTGCTGAGCCGATCCGGGCTGGTCGGCGAGTGGGTCGCCCAGCACTCCACGGCCCAGACGGCGGTGGAAGGAATGGAAGTGCAAGCCGGCGATACGATCGACTTCATCACCGACTGCCGAAGCAATCACACTTCGGATTCGTTCGCCTGGCCGGTGACGATCACGTTGACGGTACCAGGCGAATCGGACGAAACGTTTGCGTCGCAAAACCAATTCGCTGGCCCCGCAGAGTCCACCGATGGGGTGCCCGGCCAGATCGTTCGCGCCTGGGAACTGGCCTACAGCCGCCAGCCCCGCGCGAACGAACTGACGATGGCCGTCGAATTCATCGCCGATCAAATTCGGATGATGGACCAGAGTCCCAGCGCGATTCCGCCGGGCAGGACAAGTGTCTCTCAGGCGATGACCAATTTGTGTCAGTCGCTCCTCAGTTCCAATGAGTTCTTGTATGTGGAATGA
- a CDS encoding DUF1501 domain-containing protein: MWNETVSRRCFLNRQALGIGSVALAWLLQQEKLQAKPKNVPMQPPTFDLELKPTHHPPKAKAMISLFQHGGPSHMDLTDPKPELTKYDGTEYNGEVGYSFVNEASKKLMGTRWKFAKHGQCGTELSELLPETAEIVDDICLIRSMHTGANGHEVSIRYFHGGIPGVTGRAHLASWLLYGLGSETQELPAYMVLTDPGGHPVDGTNNWSSGFMPALYQGTVLRPKEPRILNLDSPPHLQGMPQRQNLDFLQRLNRNHAQRFPGASDLEARIASYELAARMQTAAREALDISKETKATHELYGINDDATREYGTRCLIARRLVERGVRFVQLFLNGQPWDNHSHLGTALPSICRKTDKPSAALVKDLKQRGMLDEVLVHWGGEIGRLPVTQNQGAPEKDGRDHNGQGFSMWLAGGGIKPGMTFGATDEFGHRAVENKVTPNDYQATLLHQFGLDWNELVFHHNGRQELLTAGRPARVVDEILS, encoded by the coding sequence ATGTGGAATGAAACGGTCTCCCGTCGCTGTTTTCTCAACCGCCAAGCCTTGGGGATCGGCTCGGTCGCGCTGGCCTGGTTGCTGCAACAAGAGAAACTGCAGGCAAAACCGAAAAACGTCCCCATGCAACCGCCGACGTTTGACTTGGAACTCAAACCGACCCATCATCCGCCCAAGGCCAAAGCGATGATTTCGCTGTTCCAGCACGGCGGGCCGTCGCACATGGACCTGACCGACCCCAAGCCGGAACTGACGAAATACGACGGCACTGAATACAACGGCGAAGTCGGTTACAGTTTCGTCAACGAAGCCAGCAAGAAGCTGATGGGGACGCGGTGGAAGTTCGCCAAGCATGGCCAATGCGGCACGGAACTTTCCGAATTGCTGCCCGAAACGGCGGAAATCGTCGACGACATCTGTCTGATCCGCAGTATGCACACCGGCGCCAACGGGCACGAAGTGTCGATCCGCTACTTTCACGGTGGAATCCCAGGTGTCACCGGTCGAGCCCACCTGGCGTCGTGGTTGTTGTACGGCTTGGGCAGCGAGACGCAAGAGTTGCCCGCCTACATGGTGTTGACCGACCCGGGCGGGCATCCCGTGGACGGCACCAATAATTGGTCCAGCGGATTCATGCCGGCACTTTATCAAGGCACCGTGTTGCGTCCCAAAGAGCCACGCATCTTAAATCTGGATTCGCCGCCGCACCTGCAAGGCATGCCGCAACGCCAGAACCTTGATTTTCTGCAACGGCTGAATCGAAACCATGCCCAGCGGTTTCCCGGCGCCAGTGATTTAGAGGCCCGCATCGCCAGCTACGAACTGGCCGCACGGATGCAAACGGCAGCCCGCGAAGCCCTCGACATTTCCAAGGAAACCAAGGCGACACACGAACTGTACGGCATCAACGACGACGCGACACGCGAGTACGGAACGCGCTGTCTGATCGCCCGTCGGCTGGTCGAGCGGGGCGTGCGTTTTGTGCAATTGTTTCTTAACGGCCAACCCTGGGACAATCACAGCCACCTCGGTACCGCGTTGCCATCGATCTGCCGCAAGACGGACAAACCCTCCGCCGCCTTGGTCAAGGACCTGAAACAACGCGGCATGTTGGACGAAGTGCTGGTTCATTGGGGCGGTGAAATCGGACGCCTGCCGGTGACGCAAAACCAGGGAGCCCCCGAAAAGGATGGACGCGACCACAACGGCCAGGGATTCAGCATGTGGCTTGCCGGCGGAGGCATCAAACCGGGGATGACGTTTGGAGCGACCGATGAATTCGGCCATCGCGCGGTCGAGAACAAGGTGACGCCGAACGACTACCAGGCCACGCTGTTGCACCAATTCGGTTTGGACTGGAACGAGTTAGTCTTCCACCACAACGGACGCCAGGAACTGCTGACCGCCGGCCGCCCGGCACGCGTCGTCGATGAGATCCTGTCGTAA
- a CDS encoding class II aldolase/adducin family protein: protein MNQPQILESMLELSHFLGEESRQLAILGEGNTSAKIDAETFFVKASGSCLGTLGSDDAVACRFDALLPMLEEDAISDQEIEDRLLGCRVDSTAKKPSVETLFHAYLLSLPGIEFVGHTHSIAVNRILCSPLADRFATQRLFPDEVVCCGAQSVSIPYVDPGLKLSQVIRQKTQAFLDEFGVPPRVILLQNHGLITIGKTPGAVKAAMLMADKAAEIFAGAAALGGPVFMDEGEVNRIANRIDEHYRQQALKL from the coding sequence ATGAATCAACCACAAATTCTCGAATCCATGCTTGAACTGTCTCACTTTTTGGGTGAGGAAAGTCGGCAGCTTGCGATCCTGGGCGAAGGCAACACGTCGGCGAAGATCGACGCGGAAACGTTTTTTGTCAAAGCCAGTGGCAGTTGTCTTGGAACACTCGGCAGCGACGATGCGGTCGCCTGCCGGTTTGATGCGTTGTTGCCGATGTTGGAGGAAGACGCGATCAGCGACCAGGAAATCGAGGATCGCCTGCTCGGTTGTCGCGTGGATTCGACCGCCAAGAAGCCCTCCGTCGAAACACTCTTTCATGCCTACCTGTTGTCGCTGCCGGGAATCGAATTCGTCGGCCACACGCACAGCATCGCGGTCAACCGAATCCTCTGCTCGCCGCTGGCGGACCGATTCGCGACGCAGCGTTTGTTTCCCGACGAAGTCGTTTGTTGCGGGGCGCAATCCGTCTCCATCCCGTACGTCGACCCCGGGCTGAAATTGTCGCAAGTGATTCGTCAAAAAACGCAAGCGTTCCTGGATGAATTCGGTGTCCCTCCGCGCGTGATCCTGTTGCAGAACCACGGTCTGATCACGATCGGTAAAACGCCCGGCGCCGTCAAAGCCGCGATGCTGATGGCTGACAAGGCGGCCGAAATTTTTGCCGGTGCCGCAGCCCTCGGCGGTCCGGTGTTTATGGATGAAGGTGAAGTGAATCGGATTGCCAATCGCATCGACGAACACTACCGCCAACAAGCGTTGAAGCTATGA
- a CDS encoding PAS domain-containing sensor histidine kinase — MTEQSDDELPPGIPDWLRVSFIDGLPFYVVLKDLQGKFTYVNKRLANRLGLPADELVGKTDFDLFPHELAEKYRDDDRRVLQSDQATTEIEDNDAGTDSRLVKVRKSPIRNPQGKVVGIEVVFWDVTEHQMAEAQLVQERFLLHTILNNLPDFIYFKDTESRFLRVSRAHADRLGLATPSDAIGTHDSEYFPQEYAAAAREDELKLIRTGQNILGREEHAIWPDGSETWVATTKLPLRDEDGQIVGTFGISRDISELKSTAESLERAKQAAEAANRAKSEFVANLSHEIRTPMNAIIGMAELLVRAGLDDLRTQQAKTILESGESLLNLLNDILDFSRIESGRVELDPVPGDVAECARGTIRMLSVRADEKSIQLDCEVAPDLPKLILADFVRLRQILVNLIGNALKFTSQGQVTLSVAPVPSDEAPRDDTEVCIRFAVSDSGIGIPADKLNVIFEEFEQADKSTTRRFGGTGLGLAITARLVRLMGGQIDVQSQVGRGSMFSFALTFPVIDSAGSGQSGEDASATSAQAARPRRPLRILLAEDGVTNQMVATMMLSDLGHDVAVALDGRQAVELSANETFDLILMDVEMPEMDGLEATRLIRERERGTDTHLPIIAMTAHAMATDEQRCLDAGMDAYIAKPIRQDIVFETIERLLHGD, encoded by the coding sequence ATGACTGAACAGTCCGATGACGAATTGCCGCCCGGGATTCCAGACTGGTTGCGTGTTTCGTTCATCGACGGCCTGCCGTTCTATGTGGTCTTGAAGGACCTGCAAGGAAAGTTCACTTACGTCAACAAACGATTGGCAAACCGATTGGGATTGCCTGCCGACGAACTGGTGGGCAAAACCGACTTTGATTTGTTCCCCCACGAACTGGCCGAAAAGTATCGCGACGACGACCGACGGGTGCTGCAGTCTGATCAGGCCACGACTGAGATCGAAGACAACGACGCCGGTACGGACAGCCGGCTCGTCAAGGTTCGCAAATCGCCGATTCGCAATCCCCAGGGCAAAGTCGTTGGAATCGAGGTCGTTTTTTGGGACGTGACCGAGCACCAAATGGCCGAAGCCCAGTTGGTGCAGGAGAGATTCCTGCTTCACACGATCCTGAACAACCTTCCCGACTTCATTTATTTCAAAGATACCGAGAGCCGGTTTCTACGCGTCAGCCGCGCCCACGCGGATCGGTTGGGTTTGGCGACGCCCTCAGATGCGATCGGAACGCACGACAGCGAGTACTTTCCCCAAGAATATGCCGCGGCGGCGCGGGAGGATGAACTGAAACTGATTCGAACCGGGCAGAACATCCTTGGACGCGAAGAACACGCGATTTGGCCGGACGGCAGCGAGACCTGGGTCGCGACGACCAAGTTGCCGCTGCGAGATGAAGACGGTCAGATCGTCGGCACGTTTGGGATCTCACGCGATATCTCGGAACTCAAATCCACGGCCGAGTCGCTGGAGCGAGCCAAGCAGGCCGCGGAGGCTGCCAACCGCGCCAAGAGTGAATTCGTCGCCAATTTGAGCCACGAGATTCGCACGCCGATGAACGCCATCATCGGAATGGCCGAGTTGCTGGTTCGCGCAGGACTGGACGATCTGCGAACCCAACAAGCCAAGACCATTCTGGAATCCGGTGAAAGTCTGTTGAATTTGCTCAACGATATCCTGGATTTCTCGCGAATTGAATCGGGACGCGTTGAGCTGGATCCCGTCCCGGGTGACGTGGCCGAGTGCGCACGCGGGACGATCCGAATGCTTTCGGTGCGGGCCGACGAAAAATCGATTCAACTCGATTGCGAGGTTGCCCCCGATCTTCCCAAACTTATTCTCGCCGATTTTGTCCGACTGCGGCAAATTCTCGTCAATCTGATTGGCAACGCACTCAAGTTCACCTCGCAGGGACAGGTGACCTTGAGCGTTGCGCCTGTGCCCAGTGACGAGGCGCCCCGTGACGACACCGAAGTCTGCATTCGATTCGCCGTCAGCGATTCGGGTATTGGTATCCCGGCGGACAAGCTGAACGTCATCTTTGAGGAATTCGAGCAGGCGGACAAATCGACGACACGGCGATTCGGCGGCACGGGACTCGGCCTGGCGATCACCGCACGCCTGGTCCGACTGATGGGCGGGCAGATCGACGTCCAGAGTCAGGTGGGACGAGGAAGCATGTTTTCGTTCGCGCTGACCTTTCCCGTGATCGATTCGGCAGGAAGCGGCCAGTCCGGCGAGGACGCGTCGGCGACATCGGCACAAGCCGCCCGGCCGCGGCGTCCACTGCGAATCCTGCTTGCCGAAGACGGTGTGACCAATCAGATGGTTGCGACCATGATGCTTTCGGATTTAGGACACGATGTTGCGGTGGCCTTGGACGGCCGTCAGGCCGTCGAACTGTCGGCAAACGAGACGTTTGACCTGATTCTGATGGACGTCGAGATGCCAGAGATGGACGGACTTGAAGCGACACGGCTGATACGCGAGCGAGAACGTGGCACCGACACCCATCTGCCGATCATCGCGATGACCGCGCATGCCATGGCAACCGACGAGCAACGCTGCCTGGACGCCGGCATGGATGCCTACATCGCAAAACCGATTCGACAAGACATCGTGTTCGAGACCATCGAACGCCTGCTCCATGGCGATTGA